One part of the Chryseobacterium mulctrae genome encodes these proteins:
- a CDS encoding TlpA family protein disulfide reductase translates to MKKLAIYVVVIVVLGVIFLVPGIRNYLKDQFFPIATIENAVHISEEDYDVDLQGINVPSTNLKNFKNKPVFLNFWGTWCPPCRKEWPSIQRLYDRRKENVDFVLIAMKDEEATVRKFLKENNYTVPVYIAQSPISEKILPKAFPTTFLLDKNGRILIKEDAATDWDAESIHQFIDNIIK, encoded by the coding sequence ATGAAAAAACTGGCTATTTACGTTGTTGTTATCGTAGTTTTAGGTGTTATTTTTTTAGTTCCCGGAATAAGAAATTATCTTAAAGATCAATTTTTCCCGATCGCTACTATAGAAAATGCAGTACACATCAGTGAAGAAGATTATGATGTAGATTTGCAAGGAATCAATGTTCCAAGTACCAATCTGAAAAACTTTAAAAACAAACCTGTTTTTCTGAATTTTTGGGGAACTTGGTGTCCTCCGTGTAGAAAAGAATGGCCTTCAATTCAAAGATTGTACGACAGAAGAAAAGAAAATGTAGATTTTGTTTTAATTGCAATGAAAGACGAGGAAGCAACCGTAAGAAAATTTTTGAAAGAAAATAATTACACCGTTCCTGTATATATTGCGCAAAGCCCAATCTCTGAAAAGATCCTTCCGAAAGCTTTCCCTACAACCTTTCTTTTAGACAAAAACGGGAGAATTTTAATCAAGGAAGATGCCGCAACTGATTGGGATGCAGAATCTATCCACCAGTTTATTGATAATATTATTAAGTAA
- a CDS encoding thioredoxin family protein, protein MKNYWDKAISFEEYLQIANQRLENPPTPQDAEYKMYYELGIQRMDRTLKKFVIDEEQINELKSKNFNGKILIISEAWCGDASATVPALAKFFEGHNEVKIFLRDSDKSLINQFLTNGTESIPKVIILDEDFNVKNSWGPRPQFGHELLLKFKADPEAYPRESFYNDLQVYYSRNRGKDAIQEILELL, encoded by the coding sequence ATGAAAAATTACTGGGATAAAGCCATATCTTTTGAAGAATATCTTCAGATTGCCAACCAAAGACTTGAAAATCCTCCGACTCCGCAAGATGCCGAATATAAAATGTATTACGAGCTTGGAATTCAGAGAATGGATCGAACGCTTAAAAAATTTGTCATCGATGAAGAGCAAATCAACGAGCTGAAATCTAAAAATTTCAACGGGAAAATTTTAATTATTTCTGAAGCTTGGTGTGGTGATGCAAGCGCTACGGTTCCTGCTTTGGCAAAGTTTTTTGAAGGACATAATGAAGTGAAAATCTTCTTAAGAGACAGCGATAAAAGTCTAATCAATCAGTTCTTAACGAATGGTACAGAATCTATTCCGAAAGTGATTATTTTAGATGAAGACTTCAATGTAAAAAATTCTTGGGGACCTCGTCCGCAATTCGGGCACGAATTATTATTAAAATTTAAAGCTGATCCTGAAGCATATCCAAGAGAGAGTTTTTACAACGATCTGCAGGTATATTATTCAAGAAACAGAGGTAAAGATGCCATTCAGGAAATTTTAGAATTACTATAA
- the aroC gene encoding chorismate synthase: MFNTLGNLLSLTTFGESHGAAYGGIINNFPAGLEVDFEKIQYELDRRKPGQSAIVTQRKESDTVKFLSGIFEGKTTGTPIGFMIENENQKSKDYDHIANSYRPSHADFTYDQKFGIRDYRGGGKSSARETINWVVAGALAKQLLKDIEINAYVSSVGEIFCVKPYQDLDFSKTESNEVRCPDAETAEKMISKIKEIKKEGNTIGGTITCVIKNVPVGIGEPVFSKLQAELAKAMLNINACKGFEYGSGFCGAKMTGSEHNDQFNTDFSTKSNLSGGIQGGISNGMDIYFRVAFKPVATILRPQESVDKDGNAVTVEGKGRHDPCVVPRAVPVVESLAAFVLADLFLINKTRNTNQF, translated from the coding sequence ATGTTCAATACTTTAGGTAATCTTCTCAGCCTAACCACGTTTGGCGAGAGTCACGGCGCTGCTTATGGCGGAATCATCAATAATTTTCCGGCAGGTCTGGAAGTCGATTTTGAAAAAATTCAATATGAGTTGGATCGTAGAAAACCAGGTCAGTCAGCAATCGTTACCCAACGAAAAGAAAGCGACACTGTAAAATTTCTTTCCGGAATTTTCGAAGGAAAAACTACCGGAACTCCTATTGGTTTTATGATTGAAAACGAAAATCAGAAGTCAAAAGACTATGACCATATTGCGAATTCTTATCGTCCGAGTCATGCAGATTTCACTTACGATCAAAAATTTGGCATCAGAGATTATCGCGGCGGCGGAAAATCTTCTGCAAGAGAAACCATCAATTGGGTGGTTGCCGGAGCTTTAGCAAAACAACTTTTAAAGGATATTGAAATTAACGCTTACGTTTCTTCTGTAGGTGAAATTTTCTGTGTAAAACCTTATCAGGATTTAGATTTTTCTAAAACTGAAAGCAATGAAGTACGTTGTCCCGATGCTGAAACTGCAGAAAAAATGATTTCAAAAATTAAAGAGATCAAAAAAGAAGGCAATACAATTGGCGGAACCATTACCTGTGTGATCAAGAATGTTCCTGTAGGAATCGGCGAACCTGTTTTTTCTAAACTTCAGGCTGAATTGGCAAAAGCAATGCTTAACATTAATGCCTGCAAAGGTTTTGAATATGGAAGCGGATTTTGTGGTGCAAAAATGACAGGAAGCGAACATAATGATCAGTTTAACACCGATTTTTCTACAAAATCAAATCTTTCAGGCGGAATTCAGGGCGGAATTTCTAACGGAATGGATATTTATTTCCGGGTAGCTTTTAAACCTGTTGCCACTATTTTAAGACCGCAGGAAAGTGTTGATAAAGACGGAAATGCTGTGACTGTGGAAGGAAAAGGAAGACACGATCCTTGTGTTGTTCCAAGAGCAGTTCCCGTTGTAGAAAGTTTAGCCGCATTTGTTTTAGCTGATTTATTTCTGATCAACAAAACACGAAACACTAATCAATTTTAA